A single window of Granulibacter bethesdensis DNA harbors:
- a CDS encoding protein-L-isoaspartate O-methyltransferase: MDSAASVYSAAPMEFQPPPTDARAVMVDGQIRPNRVTDPRILTAMRHLPREHFLPRHLAEFAYIDDDIPLSDDRVMLKPLITARLLQLAAPVAGEHCLVIGAGTGYGTAILASCDVSVVALEEDDTLRAVAQTALGRHAPGVNLVSGKLQAGCPEHAPWDLILIEGAVASIPEVIVSQLRKNGRLVTVLRPDGGPGKAVVVEQGTSGPVWVESFDCMTRLLPQFRAAPAFSF, encoded by the coding sequence ATGGATAGCGCAGCCTCTGTTTATTCTGCCGCTCCGATGGAGTTTCAGCCTCCTCCGACAGATGCCAGGGCCGTGATGGTTGATGGGCAGATACGTCCGAACCGGGTGACCGATCCCCGTATTCTGACGGCCATGCGCCATTTGCCGCGGGAGCATTTTTTGCCCCGGCATCTGGCTGAGTTCGCCTATATTGATGATGATATTCCTCTCTCTGATGACCGGGTGATGCTGAAACCGCTGATCACGGCCCGCCTGCTGCAACTGGCGGCTCCGGTCGCAGGGGAGCATTGTCTTGTGATCGGGGCGGGGACTGGTTACGGCACCGCCATTCTGGCGTCCTGTGATGTTTCCGTGGTGGCTCTGGAAGAAGATGACACATTGCGTGCCGTGGCCCAGACTGCGCTTGGGCGCCATGCCCCAGGGGTCAACCTGGTTTCAGGGAAGCTGCAGGCTGGATGCCCGGAGCATGCGCCATGGGATCTGATTTTGATTGAGGGTGCCGTAGCTTCCATTCCGGAGGTTATCGTATCGCAGCTTCGGAAGAATGGTCGTCTGGTGACCGTGCTGCGTCCGGACGGCGGTCCCGGCAAGGCTGTGGTTGTGGAGCAGGGAACATCCGGGCCTGTCTGGGTGGAATCATTCGACTGCATGACGCGCTTGTTACCGCAATTCCGGGCTGCCCCGGCTTTTTCATTTTGA